In Dietzia sp. ANT_WB102, the sequence CTGGACTCCGGTGTGCTGATCCGCGACGTCGGCATCCCGGGCCGACTTCGTGCGACCATCGGACTCGAGCACGAGAACAATCGGCTGCTGCAGGTGAGCGCCGAGTTGGCGGTCAAGGAGATCGAGACCGGAACCGAGGAGAACCGATGAGTGAACAGACCGCGCGACGGGGACGAGCCGAGAGAACGACCAAGGAATCGTCGATCGTCGTGGAGATCGACCTCGACGGCACGGGACGGACTGACATCTCGACCGGGGTGCCGTTCTTCGACCACATGCTCACGGCTTTCGGGCAGCACGGAGCGTTCGACCTCACCGTCCGCGCGACGGGTGATGTCGAGATCGAAGGGCACCACACGGTGGAGGACACAGCGATCGTCCTGGGCCAGGCGCTCGCCCACGCACTCGGCGACAAGCGCGGCATCCGTCGCTTCGGCCAGTGCTCGCTCCCCATGGACGAGACTCTTGCCGAGGCCGTCGTCGACGTCTCCGGCCGGCCCTACTTCGTCCACACCGGTGAGCCCGAGATGATGATCGGCTACGTCGTGATCGGCCACGACAGTGCGCCGTACGGCACGGTGCTCAATCGCCACGTATTCGAGACCCTCGCCTACAACGCCCGGATCGCGCTGCACGTCCGCGTGCATTATGGCCGCGATCCGCACCACATCACCGAGGCTGAGTACAAAGCCGTGGCCCGAGCCCTGCGAGCAGCTGTCGAGCCGGATCAGAGGATCACCGGGATCCCCTCCACCAAGGGCGCGTTGTGATGCCGGCGTGACCCCGCGCGTCGCCGCCCCTGGGGCGTTCACTCAGCTGGCCCGCACCCCTGGAGTCTCGGCCGCGTTCGTGCTGGTGCTCCTCGCGTTCGGTGGTTTCTCCCTGCTTCTGCCCGTGGTTCCGCTCGCCGTGGTTCGCGGAGGCGGTAGTGAGTTCGTTGCCGGCGCCACCACCGGCGTGTTCATGACTGTGACGGTTCTGTTCCAACTCGCCACCCCCCGTCTGACGAGCGTGATCGGTTATCGCTGGGTTTTGGCGATCGGAAGCTCGCTGCTCGGACTGCCCTCGGGGCTGCTCGCCCTGTTCGACGGCTCGTTTGCGGTGTTGGCGATCAGCGGTGTGCGTGGCGCAGGCTTCGGAATGATGACCGTTGCTGGTTCCGCCCTCGTTGCAGAGTTGGCCCCGCCCGGCATGCTCGGGCGGGCTACATCGCTGATCGGCCTCGCCGTGGGGATCTCCGAGGCGATCTTCCTTCCGGTCGGGCTGTGGCTGCTCGACATCTTTGGGTTGCCCACTGTGGCGTGGTCCGCCACCGCGTTCGGCGTGGTCGGTCTGGTCGCGGCCGCACGCCTGCCACACGTGTACCCGAGTCCACCGGAACCATCGGGGCAGTTGACCCTCAGTGCCAAGCAGGTATTGATCCTTCTCGCCGGTCCGTTTCTGGTCATGGTGGCGGTCACCCTGCCCTATGGCGCCGCGGCATCGTTCTTGTCGCCCGCCCTGGATTCCCTCGCCTCCGGCAGCGGCGCGGTGGTCGCCGGGGTCGGGCTCGGGTTGTTGGGCGCCGGTGTGATCGTCGGCCGCACGTTCGCCGGACTCATCTCGGACCGGCGCGGCCCTGGAGCGTTGGTCTGGCCTGGTCTCGTTGTAGCGGCGGTGGGAATGCTCGGCATCGCGGGTCTGTTGATGATTGAGGTAAACCCCTGGTGGTTCCTCGTGCCGACGGTCGTCTTCGGCCTCGGGTTCGGTGCGGTGCAGAACGAGGCTCTTGTCGCGTCGTTCGAGCGGATGCCGCGCTCGCGACTGGGGACGGCGTCCGCATCGTGGAATATCTCCTTCGACGCGGGCACTGGTCTCGGGTCTGTGGTGATGGGAGGGTTCGCAGGTTTTGGTTACGTCGTGCTGTTTGCCGTGGCGGCGGGGGTCGTACTGGCGGTCGGTGGCCCGGCGGCGGTGGGTGGCCGGCGCACCAGACCTACGCGCGATCTGCCCGTGACGGACCCCGGGGATAAGGTGAACCAATGACGAATTCGGCCACGCGGGTAGCGCTCCTGGATTATGGCTCGGGAAACCTGCGGTCGGCACAGCGCGCGCTCGAGCGCGTGGGAGCCCGGGTCGAGCTCACCTCGGATCCGCGCGTTGCCACAGAGGCGGAGGCGTTGGTCGTGCCAGGGGTCGGTGCGTTCGCCGCGTGCATGAAGGGCCTCGAAGCGGTTAAGGGGCCACGGATCATCGGGGAGCGTCTCGCGGGCAGTCGGCCCGTTCTGGGCATCTGCGTTGGTATGCAGGTGATGTTCGAGCGCGGCACCGAATTCGCTGATGGGGAGCACGAAGGTTCGCCAGGTGTGCCGGGGTGCGGTGAGTGGCCCGGTGTCGTCGAGAAGCTGGACGCACCCGTGTTGCCGCACATGGGTTGGAACACTGTCGAGGCGCCCTCGGACACTATTCTGTTTGCCGGCATGCCCGCCGACGAACGCTTCTACTTCGTCCACTCCTACGGCGTTAGACGCTGGGAGATGGAACCCTCGGATCACCTCCGTCCCCCGGATGTCACCTGGGCCGAGCACGGCACCAGGTTCATCGCTGCGGTAGAGAACGGGCCCCTGGCCGCCACCCAGTTCCATCCCGAAAAATCGGGTGACGCGGGCTTACACCTCCTCGAGAACTGGATCCGTTTTGTCCGCTAGGGGTGGGCGGGGCCCCGCTCCGGTGTCGTTCGCCGTGCTCGCGCTGGGGGTAGCGGGGGCAGGGGTGCTGGTGCTGGCGGTGACCGCGGTCGCAGTCGCCCTGCTCCCCGTTCCGCCGGCCGTCAGGGCCATTGTCGCGTTGGTGGGCATGATCATGGCAGTCGTGGCGATGGGCCTGGTCTCCAACCGCATCACCGATCGCGCGATCCGCGCCGAATACGGCGAGGACCCCGGCGGGCAGGCGGAGACCCCCGATGGGGACGGACTAGGCTGATCGCCGTGACCAACGCCAGATACCTCGAACTCCTTCCTGCTGTCGACGTCGCCGACGGGCAGGCCGTCCGTCTCGTGCAGGGGGAGGCCGGTACCGAGACTTCTTACGGCGCGCCGATCGACGCGGCGCTTCAGTGGCAGCGTGACGGGGCGGAATGGGTCCACCTCGTGGACCTCGATGCTGCTTTCGGCCGGGGCTCGAACCGCGAACTCCTCGCCGAGGTCGTGGGAGCGCTCGACGTCAAGGTCGAGATGTCCGGTGGGATCCGCGATGACGATTCGCTCGAGGCTGCCCTGGCAACTGGGTGCGCCCGTGTCAACCTGGGCACGGCCGCGTTGGAGAATCCGGAGTGGTGCGCCTCGGCCATCGCTCGTCACGGTGACCGCATCGCGGTCGGCCTCGACGTTCGCGTGATCGACGGCGAGCCCAGGTTGCGGGGCCGCGGGTGGGTTTCCGATGGCGGCAACCTCTGGGAGGTTCTCGAGCGTCTGGACAAGGACGGTTGCGCCCGGTACGTGGTCACTGACGTCTCCAAGGACGGCATGCTCAACGGCCCCAACCTGGAGATGCTCTCGCAGGTGTGCGCGGCCACCGACGCCCCGGTGGTGGCGTCGGGGGGCGTCTCCTCGGTTGCGGACCTCGAGGCCATCGCCACGCTGGTGCCGCAGGGCGTGGAAGGTGCGATCGTGGGCAAGGCCCTCTATGCGGGCCGATTCACCCTGCCCGAGGCACTCGCCGCCGTCAGTCGGCGCTGAGTGCCGCGCGCGGTGACCGCCTGGTAGCTTCCCGACCCCGCACGACCTCGAGCAGGAGGCCCGAGATGGACGATCAGACAGGAAACGCCCTGCCGACGGACCTCCCCGTCGACCCGGTCGAGGCGCTCGCGCTGGCCGTACGCGTGCTCGACGAGGTGGCACCCAGGTTCATCGAGGGAGTCGGGGCGAAGAGCATCCAGAACAAGGGATCGCGCAACGATTTCGCGACCGAACTGGACCTGGAACTGGAGCGCCGTATCTCGGAATCCCTGCGGACGGAGACAGGGCTCGACGTGCACGGTGAGGAATACGGCGGTCCACCCGTGAACGAGGGCACCATCTGGGTGGTGGATCCCGTCGACGGCACCGCTAACTATTCGCTGGGCATACCGACCGCTGGCATACTGGTCTCGTTGGTCCACGAGCGTCAGCCGGTTCTCGGTCTGACGTGGCTGCCGCTGCTGGGGTTGTCGTTCACCTCTATCGCGGGGAGCCGGCTCAAGGAGAACGGCGTAGAGGTCCCGCAGATTCCCGACGCCTCCATCCGCGACGTCGCGCTGGGGCTGGGATCGCTCAACACCGGTGCGCGCGCGACGTACCCGCCGGCGTATCGCCGCGAGGTATTCGAGCAACTCACGCTCGACGCGGCGCGGACCCGGAAGTTCGGATCCACAGGAGTCGACTTGTCGTTCGTCGCATCGGGGAGACTGTCCGCAGCGGTGAGCTTCGGCAATTTCGCGTGGGACAACGCGGCCGGGGCGTCACATATCCGCTCCGCGGGTGGGGTGGTCACGGACCTCACAGGTGAGCCGTGGTCGACCGACTCCCTGTCCATCCTCGCCGCGGGTCCGCGGGCTCACGCTGAGGTCCTCGACACCATTCGGCAGCTCGGCGAGCCGAGCAACTTCCTTGAGGCTGGGCGACGGCGCGCTACTCCGGAACCCGACAGTCCGCGCCCGTGGCTCGAGAGTGAGCGGTGACCCGGTCATGACACTTGCAACAAGGATCATCCCGTGTTTGGACGTGGACGCCGGCCGCGTGGTCAAGGGAGTGAACTTCCTCGACCTCCGTGACGCGGGCGACCCCGTCGAACTGGCCGCCGCCTACGACGAGCAGGGGGCCGACGAGCTCACCTTCCTCGACGTCACTGCGTCGTCATCGGGACGCGGCACGATGATCGACGTGGTCAAACGGACCGCCGAGCAGATCTTCATCCCCCTCACCGTGGGAGGAGGGGTACGAACGGAAGAGGACGTCAACCAATTGCTGCGCGCGGGCGCGGACAAAGTGAGTGTCAACACCGCCGCCATCGCCCGCCCCGAGCTTCTCGGAGAGCTCAGTCGTCGCTTCGGATCGCAGTGCATCGTCCTGTCCGTGGACGCGCGTACCGTTCCCGAGGGTTCCGCTCCCACCCCGTCCGGCTGGGAGGTCACCACTCACGGTGGACGCCGCGGCACCGGCATCGACGCCGTCGAATGGGCCCGTCGCGGACAGGACCTCGGAGTGGGCGAAATCCTGCTCAACTCCATGGATGCCGACGGCACCAAGGCGGGCTTCGATCTGGCGATGGTGCGGGCGGTCCGCGAGGCAGTGTCGATCCCCGTCATCGCCTCGGGCGGTGCCGGTTCGGTCGAACACTTCGCTCCGGCGGTCCATGCCGGGGCCGACGCTGTCCTCGCCGCGAGTGTTTTTCACTTCGGCGAGATGACCATCGGGGACGTCAAGAAGGCACTCGCGGCAGAAGGGATCACGGTCCGATGAGAGAGTTCGTTCTCGACCCTGCCGTCGCCGATCGGCTCTCCCGCAACGACGACGGCCTGATCGCGGCGGTCGTGCAGGACGCCACCTCGGGCCGTGTGCTCATGATGGCGTGGATGGATGACGCCGCCCTGGCCGAAACCCTGGAAACCCGACGGGGCGTCTACTTCTCCCGCTCGCGGGGCCAAAGGTGGGTCAAGGGGGAGACTTCCGGGCATGTGCAGCACGTCCGCAGTGTGGAGATCGACTGCGACGGCGACACCGTCCTGCTCAGTGTCGAACAGACCGGTGCGGCCTGCCACAACGGCACCATCAGCTGTTTCGACACCGCCACTTTGCTCGGAGAGGACTGATCGGCGTGCCCTTCATCCAGATTAACCAGCTCGACGGGATGACCGCGACGGACAAGGCCAGCGTTATCAAGGCCGTCACGGCCGCGTACGCCGACGCCTCGGGCAAGGACCCAGACAAGGTGTGGGTCCACATCCGCGACATGCCGCACGACTCCTTCGGGATCGGTGGCAAGGCATTCGGATGAGCACCGAGACCACCACATTCGACCAGTTCCGGACGCTTGCTGCTGGCCACCGAGTTGTGCCCGTGGTGCGCACGGTGTTGGCAGACTCCGACACCCCGTTGTCGGCGTACGTCAAACTCGCCGGCGACAGGCCGGGGACGTTCCTGCTGGAGTCCGCCGAGCACGGGCGATCCTGGTCCAGATGGTCGTTCATCGGCTGCGGTTCTGCTGCCGCGCTGACCGTTGACGACGCCGGCGAGGCGACGTGGTGGGGACATGTGCCAGCGGGCGCGCCCACCGGTGGTGATCCGCTGGAAGCACTCCGGAGGACCCTTGATCTCTTGCGCACCGATCAGATCCCGGGTCTGCCGCCGCTGACGTCCGGGATGGTCGGCTACCTCGGGTACGACATCGTTCGTCGGCTTGAACGGATCGTGCCCGACACCACCGACGATCTGGCTGTTCCGGAGCTCGTGCAATTGTTGGCCACGGACATCGCCGCGTTTGACCACCACGAGGGTCGGATCCATCTCATCGCTAATGCGGTCAACTGGGACGGCAGCGACGAGCGGGTCGACCAGGCCTACGCGGACGCGGTGGGCCGGGTCGATGCGATGACCGCGCGACTCGCCGAGCCCGGCGCGGGCGGGGTGAGCGTATTCGAGACCCCGGTACCCGACGTGCGCCGCTGCACCGACGAGGACACCTACCACGCGCGGGTCGCTGACATCATCGAGCAGATCCATTCGGGCGAGGCCTTCCAGGTGGTCCTCAGCCAACGCTTCGAGGTCGACACCGCGGCCTCGCCGCGGGACGTCTACAGGATCCTGCGGACCACCAACCCGAGTCCGTACATGTTCCTCATGACGATCCCGGACGGCAGCGGGGAGGACGGTTTCGGCGGTACCGCCTTCACCATCGTGGGATCGAGCCCGGAGGCGTTGGTGACCGTCCAGGACGGAGAGGCGAAGACCCACCCGATCGCGGGCACCAGACCGAGGGGTGACGACGACGAGCACGACACCCTGCTCGCCAAGGAGCTGGTGGATGACGCGAAGGAGAACGCCGAACACTTGATGCTGGTCGATCTCGGTCGCAACGACCTCGGCCGGGTCTGCGTGCCGGGCACGGTGGAGGTGACGGAGTTCCGCCAGGTGGAGCGGTACAGCCACGTGATGCACCTCGTGTCCACGGTGACCGGGCGACTGGCCGATGGGCAGACGGGCATCGACGCGGTGACCGCGTGTTTCCCGGCCGGCACCCTGTCCGGATCGCCCAAACCGCGCGCACTGCAGATCATCGAGGACCTCGAGGACACACGGCGCGGGGTCTACGGAGGAGTGGTCGGCTACGTCGACTTCGCCGGCAACACCGATCAGGCCATCGCGATACGTTCGGCCGTGATCAAGGGCGGCACGGCGTACGTCCAGGCAGGGGCCGGAATCGTCGCCGACTCGATAGCGGCCTCGGAGGATGCCGAGTGTGCCAACAAGGCGATGGCGGTCCTGCGGGCCGTCGCCGCTGCGGAGACGTTGCGAGATGCGGGGGAGAGTCGATGACCCGACGCGTGCGCCTACTTCTTCCCGTGGTCCTGTTGCTATCGGCTGCGGCCCTGCTGTGGGTCGCCTCCCGAGTCGTCTGGCTGGACGTCGTCGCCTTCAACGACCAGTCGGGGCAGGCACGGCGGGCCCTGACCGGAAGTGACTGGCAGCCCGCCCTGGTCCCGCTCGCATTGGGCGCCGTGGCGGCGGTCGCAGCCGTGGCGCTGGTGCGCGGCGCGGCTGCCCGCGCCGTGGGGGTGGTCATTGCACTGCTCGGCGTGGCCGCCGGGGGCCTCATGCTGACCTCCGTGGGCGACGTCGACGCCGAGCGGGTCCACTCCGTGATCACCAGCGACGAGGGGCTGGCCCGGACCGACGCCGGGCCGGGTGTCGCGGGTTCCGAGTCGATCCCGCAGTGGTCGCAGATCACCGACTTGTCGACACGGCCCGCGGGGCCCGTGACCACCGGCGTGGGTGCGGCTGCGCTGATCGCGTCGGGGATCGTCGTCCTCGCCTGGCCGGCCCGACCGGTGCGACGCGACGACCGGTACGTGACCCCGGCAGCGCGTCGGGAAGGGGCCGCGGTCGGGCCGGACCCGGGAAAGGACGACGGGCGGGACCTCTGGCAGGAATTGGACGACGGGCGGGACCCGACCGGCTGACAGTCCATGCGCGGGCCCGATTCGGGAACCGCGCGGGGGACCTCTATTGTTGATGTCGATCACACTTTCCGCCCCACGACTGCAGAGGGAGGTCACGGTGGGTACCGTGCTGGACTCAATTCTCGACGGCGTCCGCAAGGACGTCGCAGCCCGTGAGGCCGTCATCGACATGGCGTCGGTGAAGAAGGCCGCCCAGTCGGCCCCGGATCCGCTCGATGCTCTCAAGGTGCTGCGGGACCCCGGGGTGGGTGTCATCGCCGAGGTCAAGAGGGCGAGCCCTTCCAAGGGTGCCCTCGCCGAGATTCCCGACCCCGCGGTGCTGGCCCGGATGTACGAGGAGGGTGGGGCACGCGTCATCTCATGCCTGACCGAGGAGCGCCGTTTTCACGGCAGCCTGGCCGATCTCGACGCGGTCCGTCGCGCCGTGGACATCCCCGTCCTCCGCAAGGATTTCGTGGTGGGGCCCTATCAGATCCATGAGGCGCGGGCGCACGGCGCGGACCTGGTCCTACTCATCGTGGCCGCGCTCGAACAGGACGCACTGGTGTCGCTGCTCGACCGCACGGAGTCGTTGGGAATGACGGCGCTCGTCGAAGTCCACACCGAGGAGGAGGCCGACCGCGCGCTGGAAGCCGGTGCCACGGTCATCGGCGTCAACGCCCGCAACCTCAAGACCCTCGAGGTGGACAGGGATGTATTCTCCCGGATCGCACCGGGGTTGCCGTCGGACGTGGTGAAGATCGCCGAGTCCGGTGTGCGGGACTCCTCGGATCTGCTGGCGTACGCCAGCGTGGGTGCGGACGCCGTGCTCGTGGGCGAGGGACTGGTGACGAAGGGCGATCCGCGTGCGGCGTGCAATGCTCTGGCCACGGCGGGTGCCCACCCGTCCTGCCCGCAGGGACCCCGCTAGTCCACTGCCGTGGGCTTCCGGCAGACTGGGACCGTGAACTCCAAGGATCTTTCGTCACTGCCCACCATGGGAGAGGTGCTCCGGACGACCACCGGACACGAACCTGACCAACGGGGCCACTGGGGGCCGTTCGGCGGTAGGTACGTCCCCGAGGCGCTGATGGCGGTGGTCGACGAGGTGGCCGACGCGTATGCGAAGGCGCGGTCCGACGACGGGTACCTCGACGAGCTCGACCGGCTGCAGCGTCATTACTCCGGCAGGCCGTCCCCGTTGTACGAGGCGGCACGATTCGGCGGGGAGATCGGTGCCCGCGTGTTCCTCAAGCGCGAGGACCTTAATCATACTGGCTCACATAAGATCAACAACGTCCTCGGTCAGGCTCTGCTCGCGCAGCGGATGGGCAAGAAGCGTGTGATCGCGGAGACCGGCGCCGGTCAGCACGGCGTGGCCACTGCTACGGCGTGCGCCCTGCTCGGACTCGAGTGCAAGGTTTATATGGGTGCGGTGGATGTGCGCAGGCAGTCGCTCAACGTGGCCCGCATGCGACTGCTCGGCGCGGAGGTGGAGGCCGTCGAAATCGGTTCGGCCACGCTCAAGGACGCGATCAACGAGGCGATGCGGGACTGGGTCGCCCATGCGGATGACACTTACTATGCGTTTGGGACGGCGGCCGGGCCGCATCCTTTCCCGACGATGGTCCGCGACTTCCAGCGCATCGTCGGCGCGGAGGCGCGGGCGCAGATCCTCGACCAGGCCGGTCGGCTACCGGACGCCGCCGTGGCGTGTGTCGGCGGCGGTTCCAACGCGATCGGGTTGTTCCATGCGTTCCTTAATGATGAATCGGTCCGTCTAGTCGGTTGCGAGGCCGGCGGCGACGGCGTGGAGTCGGGACGCACGGCAGCGACCGTCAACGCGGGCACACCCGGCGTCTTCCAGGGGTCGTACGCCCATCTCATGCAGAACTCGGACGGGCAGACCGTCGAGTCGTACTCCATCTCCGCCGGCCTGGACTACCCGGGTGTCGGACCGGAGCACTCGCGCCTGGCGGAGATCGGACGGGCAGAGTACCGGCCCGTCACGGACACTCAGGCCATGGATGCGTTCGCGCAGCTGTGCCGTACCGAGGGCATCATCCCTGCAATCGAGTCGGCCCACGCGGTGGCGGGGACCGCCCAGCTGGCAGCAGAAGGCGTGGATCTGATCCTGGTCAATGTCTCCGGCCGAGGCGACAAGGACGTGGACACCGCTGCACGGTGGTTCGGGCTGGTGGACGGTGGGACCCCGCCCGAGGCTGGGGTCGATTCGAGCCGGGGCGCCGACGACGGCGAGGGCGAGTACGCGGACGGGGGAGTCGAGGGATGAGCGTTCTCAGTGACGTGTTCGAGCGGTGCCGGGGCGAGAACCGGGCCGCACTCATCGGGTACTACCCGGCCGGTTACCCGACCCTCGAAGGATCGATCGAAGCCGTGCGCACGATGGTCGAAGGTGGATGCGACATCATCGAGGTCGGCATCCCCTACTCCGATCCGATGATGGACGGACCGACCATCCAGGCCGCCGCCGACACCGCACTTGAGGCCGGTTTCCGGGTGGCGGACACGTTCGAGGTGGTCCGTGCGGTCGCCGACGCCGGTGCGGTGCCTGTGGTGATGACCTACTGGAACCCGGTGTTGCAGTACGGTATCGAGCGTTTCGCGGCCGACCTCGCCGCAGCTGGCGGGACGGGTGTCATCACTCCCGACCTCATCCCCGACGAGGCGGAGGACTGGATCGCGGCGTCGGATTCCCACGGCATCGACCGAGTGTTCCTCGTGGCTCCGTCCTCGACCCCTGAGCGCCTCGCGATGACATTGTCCCTTACCGGCGGATTCGTCTACGTCCAGGCAGTCATGGGCGTCACCGGAGCCCGGGACGTCGTCTCGGACGCACCCCGGACACTCACTGCGCGGGTCCGCGAAATCTCCGACCTCGCTTGTGGGGTCGGGCTGGGAGTCCGCAATGGTGCCCAGGCGGCCGAGATCGCCTCCTACGCTGATGGTGTGATCGTCGGTTCCGCGCTCATCACGGCGGCTTCTGAGGGGCTCGACTCCCTCAGGCGTCTGACGTCCGAGTTGGCGGAGGGCGTCCGTCGGCCCGGGGCGGGCTCGTGATCCCCAGTCCTCCCCAGGGGGTCTGGGAGATCGGACCTTTCCCACTCCGCGCCTACGCGCTGTGGATCATCCTGGGCATCGTCATCGCCATCTGGTGGGGCGAGAAGCGCTGGATCGCCCGCGGCGGGCAGCCGGGGGTTGTGCTCGACACCGCCCTGTGGGCCATTCCGTTCGGACTGATCGGTGGCCGCGTCTACCACGTGGCAACCGACTGGTACCGCTACTTCGGAGAGGGCCGCAATCCGGTCGACGCACTGAAGATCTGGGACGGGGGTCTGGGCATCTGGGGTGCGGTCGCCTTTGGTGCGCTCGGCGCCTATATCGGTCTGCGCCAGCAGGGAATCCGGGCGTTGGGGGCTCTGGGCGACTCGATCGCGCCGGGTATCGTGCTGGCGCAGGGGATCGGCCGGCTGGGCAACTATTTCAACCAGGAGCTCTACGGCCGTGAGACCGACGTGCCCTGGGCACTGGAGATCTACCAACGTTACGACGAGTCCTACGGCTATTCCGAGACGATCGGGCGGTCGACCGGCCAGGTGCTGGCGACAGTCCACCCGACTTTCCTCTACGAACTGCTGTGGAACGTACTCGTCGCGATCGTGCTGGTCTTGGTCGACCGACGGTTCCGCCTGGGACACGGTCGGCTCTTCGCTCTATACGTGGCGCTGTACTGCTTTGGTCGATTCTGGGTCGAACTGCTTCGAGCGGACGCCGCCACGGAGGTGTTCGGTCTGCGGATCAACACCATCGTCTCCGTAGTAGTCATGCTCTTCGCGCTGCTGTATCTCTGGAGGGCGCGCCGCGGTCGGGAGAGCCCGTCCGAGCTGCGTGCGCTGGGCGGTGCCGAAGGCGACGCCAGCAACGGGGCCCCTCACGGCGACGCACCCCCGTTGTCCGGTCGTTGACCTCGGGTTAACCAGGCAACCGGTTGTAAGGACTAGATTGGGTCAAGTGAATCGTCGTACGAAGATCGTCTGCACCCTGGGTCCCGCCGTCGCCTCCGAGGCGGGTATCCGCGAGCTGGTCGACGCGGGTATGGATGTTGCCCGCCTCAACTTCAGCCACGGAGAACACTCCGACCACGAGGCCAACTATCGCTGGGTCCGCAGGGCCTCCGACGAGTCCGGCAGGGCGGTCGGTGTGCTCGCGGACCTTCAAGGTCCTAAAATCCGGCTCGGCCGCTTCATCGAGGGCAGGCACGAATGGGCGGAAGGCGACCGTGTCGTCATCACTGTCGCTGAGGTGGAGGGCACCAAGGACCGCGTCTCCACGACCTACAAGGGGCTGGCGAACGACGCCCGTCCGGGAGACCGTCTGCTCGTCGATGACGGCAACATCGGACTCACCGTCGAGCGGGTCGACGGTGACGACGTCCACTGCGTCGTTACCGAGGGGGGCACAGTCTCCAACAACAAGGGTGTGTCCCTGCCAGGCA encodes:
- a CDS encoding TIGR02234 family membrane protein: MTRRVRLLLPVVLLLSAAALLWVASRVVWLDVVAFNDQSGQARRALTGSDWQPALVPLALGAVAAVAAVALVRGAAARAVGVVIALLGVAAGGLMLTSVGDVDAERVHSVITSDEGLARTDAGPGVAGSESIPQWSQITDLSTRPAGPVTTGVGAAALIASGIVVLAWPARPVRRDDRYVTPAARREGAAVGPDPGKDDGRDLWQELDDGRDPTG
- the hisH gene encoding imidazole glycerol phosphate synthase subunit HisH; translated protein: MTNSATRVALLDYGSGNLRSAQRALERVGARVELTSDPRVATEAEALVVPGVGAFAACMKGLEAVKGPRIIGERLAGSRPVLGICVGMQVMFERGTEFADGEHEGSPGVPGCGEWPGVVEKLDAPVLPHMGWNTVEAPSDTILFAGMPADERFYFVHSYGVRRWEMEPSDHLRPPDVTWAEHGTRFIAAVENGPLAATQFHPEKSGDAGLHLLENWIRFVR
- the hisF gene encoding imidazole glycerol phosphate synthase subunit HisF, producing MTLATRIIPCLDVDAGRVVKGVNFLDLRDAGDPVELAAAYDEQGADELTFLDVTASSSGRGTMIDVVKRTAEQIFIPLTVGGGVRTEEDVNQLLRAGADKVSVNTAAIARPELLGELSRRFGSQCIVLSVDARTVPEGSAPTPSGWEVTTHGGRRGTGIDAVEWARRGQDLGVGEILLNSMDADGTKAGFDLAMVRAVREAVSIPVIASGGAGSVEHFAPAVHAGADAVLAASVFHFGEMTIGDVKKALAAEGITVR
- the hisB gene encoding imidazoleglycerol-phosphate dehydratase HisB, translated to MSEQTARRGRAERTTKESSIVVEIDLDGTGRTDISTGVPFFDHMLTAFGQHGAFDLTVRATGDVEIEGHHTVEDTAIVLGQALAHALGDKRGIRRFGQCSLPMDETLAEAVVDVSGRPYFVHTGEPEMMIGYVVIGHDSAPYGTVLNRHVFETLAYNARIALHVRVHYGRDPHHITEAEYKAVARALRAAVEPDQRITGIPSTKGAL
- a CDS encoding anthranilate synthase component I, which gives rise to MSTETTTFDQFRTLAAGHRVVPVVRTVLADSDTPLSAYVKLAGDRPGTFLLESAEHGRSWSRWSFIGCGSAAALTVDDAGEATWWGHVPAGAPTGGDPLEALRRTLDLLRTDQIPGLPPLTSGMVGYLGYDIVRRLERIVPDTTDDLAVPELVQLLATDIAAFDHHEGRIHLIANAVNWDGSDERVDQAYADAVGRVDAMTARLAEPGAGGVSVFETPVPDVRRCTDEDTYHARVADIIEQIHSGEAFQVVLSQRFEVDTAASPRDVYRILRTTNPSPYMFLMTIPDGSGEDGFGGTAFTIVGSSPEALVTVQDGEAKTHPIAGTRPRGDDDEHDTLLAKELVDDAKENAEHLMLVDLGRNDLGRVCVPGTVEVTEFRQVERYSHVMHLVSTVTGRLADGQTGIDAVTACFPAGTLSGSPKPRALQIIEDLEDTRRGVYGGVVGYVDFAGNTDQAIAIRSAVIKGGTAYVQAGAGIVADSIAASEDAECANKAMAVLRAVAAAETLRDAGESR
- a CDS encoding MFS transporter, producing the protein MTPRVAAPGAFTQLARTPGVSAAFVLVLLAFGGFSLLLPVVPLAVVRGGGSEFVAGATTGVFMTVTVLFQLATPRLTSVIGYRWVLAIGSSLLGLPSGLLALFDGSFAVLAISGVRGAGFGMMTVAGSALVAELAPPGMLGRATSLIGLAVGISEAIFLPVGLWLLDIFGLPTVAWSATAFGVVGLVAAARLPHVYPSPPEPSGQLTLSAKQVLILLAGPFLVMVAVTLPYGAAASFLSPALDSLASGSGAVVAGVGLGLLGAGVIVGRTFAGLISDRRGPGALVWPGLVVAAVGMLGIAGLLMIEVNPWWFLVPTVVFGLGFGAVQNEALVASFERMPRSRLGTASASWNISFDAGTGLGSVVMGGFAGFGYVVLFAVAAGVVLAVGGPAAVGGRRTRPTRDLPVTDPGDKVNQ
- the hisI gene encoding phosphoribosyl-AMP cyclohydrolase; translated protein: MREFVLDPAVADRLSRNDDGLIAAVVQDATSGRVLMMAWMDDAALAETLETRRGVYFSRSRGQRWVKGETSGHVQHVRSVEIDCDGDTVLLSVEQTGAACHNGTISCFDTATLLGED
- the priA gene encoding bifunctional 1-(5-phosphoribosyl)-5-((5-phosphoribosylamino)methylideneamino)imidazole-4-carboxamide isomerase/phosphoribosylanthranilate isomerase PriA: MTNARYLELLPAVDVADGQAVRLVQGEAGTETSYGAPIDAALQWQRDGAEWVHLVDLDAAFGRGSNRELLAEVVGALDVKVEMSGGIRDDDSLEAALATGCARVNLGTAALENPEWCASAIARHGDRIAVGLDVRVIDGEPRLRGRGWVSDGGNLWEVLERLDKDGCARYVVTDVSKDGMLNGPNLEMLSQVCAATDAPVVASGGVSSVADLEAIATLVPQGVEGAIVGKALYAGRFTLPEALAAVSRR
- a CDS encoding tautomerase family protein, whose translation is MPFIQINQLDGMTATDKASVIKAVTAAYADASGKDPDKVWVHIRDMPHDSFGIGGKAFG
- a CDS encoding inositol monophosphatase family protein, producing MDDQTGNALPTDLPVDPVEALALAVRVLDEVAPRFIEGVGAKSIQNKGSRNDFATELDLELERRISESLRTETGLDVHGEEYGGPPVNEGTIWVVDPVDGTANYSLGIPTAGILVSLVHERQPVLGLTWLPLLGLSFTSIAGSRLKENGVEVPQIPDASIRDVALGLGSLNTGARATYPPAYRREVFEQLTLDAARTRKFGSTGVDLSFVASGRLSAAVSFGNFAWDNAAGASHIRSAGGVVTDLTGEPWSTDSLSILAAGPRAHAEVLDTIRQLGEPSNFLEAGRRRATPEPDSPRPWLESER